The nucleotide sequence CGAGGTAAGTGGTCTATACTGCGTATCGCTACAGAGGATGGTATCGATGTTTTCAGGCACTTTGTAGGAGGGCGAATGATGAAAATGCTGCAATATGGCATTGTTGTTCTCGTAAGTCTTCTAACGTGCGGTATTGTATACGCTCAGGATATGGACTTACCCACGAATAATCTTCAGCTCTGGCTCAAGGCTGATGCTGGAGTAATATCGCGGAATAACCTAGTTAGCATATGGGAGGATCAGTCCGGGAATGGTCGTCATGCTATGTCGAAAACCGGTAAAGAGCCTTCTTTTGATCTGAAAGGTATTAACGGGCACCCTTCAATAAGATTTGATGGGGGAAACACGTTTCTGCGGGTAGCCCATGATGATGTACTAAATCCTGTAGAAGGTTTTACAGTATTCATTGTCTATCAGTATGAAAGCGGGTTTAGACTACTCCAGAAAAAGAGTAATGCTGATGGTATTAGCGTTGATGGTTGGTTCGTAACACCTCTTGGTGGTTTGGGCGTTGCTGGGTCTTGGGACCGTGCACATCATTTCTCTTCAGATACTCCATACATATCGTCCTATTCCTACGATCCTGTAGATGGGGAGATTAGACTTTACGGTAATGGAGTATTAAGAAATGTAATTAAGGATGTCCTGTCGTCCGAAGGAAATTCAGATGATTTGTTCATTGGCAAACGTGATTGGGCCTCGCGAACCGAGGGGCACCTTTGCGGGCTAATTGCCGAGATACTTATTTACAACGCCAGACTATCTGACCTAGAGAGGGGGCAAGTCGAGGAGTACTTGAAGTCGAAATACATGTCGAAGCATGAATTAAGTAGCGACACATCGATTAGCCCCGATCCACTGTGGGTTAGTGAGGTAAAGTATCAGGATCCGACTACTAACATCTATCTGGGAAGCCCTAGTTTGATCCGATTGAAGAATGGCGATATTATTGCCACGCATGACTACTTTGGCCCGGGTGCCTCCAAAAACTGGCTAGGATTACCCAACATGACTAGTGTCTACCGTTCAACCGATGACGGAGAGAACTGGATGCATTTGACTGACCTTATAGGGGTATATTGGGCAAGCCTTTTTGAGCACAATGGTGCGCTCTACTTGCTGGGTACATCAGCTGGTCCCGGAAGTATAGTTATTGTGCGGTCAACCGATGGTGGAATAACCTGGACTGAACCGGTTGATGGGAAAAACGGTCTTCTGTTCCCTGGGGGTCAATGGGGAACTCCGCCGCGATATCACGGGGCTCCAACACCTGTGTTGGAGGTAGGTGGTCGTCTGTATCGCGCATTCGAGAATGCGGCTGATCCTACCATGCCTGGTTTTAGCGATTACCAAGCGCTAGTTATCTCAGCCAATTCCAATGCGGATCTACTAGATGCTGGTAATTGGACGATAAGTAACCAACTGGTATTCAACCAATCATGGGACCCTCCCGGGTCGGCACCGACAACAGGCTGGGCTGAAGGGAATATTGTTGAAGGCCCTGACGGAAGACTATGGAATATTCTGCGTGTCAACTCTACACCGTATGTGGATCGCGCGGCCATGATTGAAATACACGAAGAAGGTTCTTTGATCACATTTACGCCAGATGATTTCATTAAATTTCCAGGTGCACAGAGCAAGTTCGTGATTCGTCGAGATGAGAGTACGGGTTTGTACTGGACGCTTACCAATGAGAATACGGATCCTTCATATTCGAGTCAGCGGAACGTCCTTTCACTTTTTGTTTCGAAGGACCTACGGAGTTGGTATCATGCAAAGACGTTAATGACGGACAATCAGGGTATGAGTTTTGCAGATTCCGTTCGAATGACCGGGTTTCAGTATCCTGATTGGCGGTTCGACGGTGAAGACATCATCTATATAGTCCGGACAGCGTATCAAGGAGCACGAAACTATCATGATGCCAACCGAATTACCTTTGGGCGGGTCCTAGACTACAAAGATTTTACTCCTGATTCGGTGCTCGCAAGGTGATATTGAGGCAATGGGGCTCATGTGTAGCACTCTTGTGAGCTCATCATATCTAGAGGAAAGAGGTATATGACAATGAGAAGGTACAGACACATCCGGGTGTTGGTAATACTATTATTAGTTACATTTTCAGGAGTAAGCAAAGCTGAGGTAACGATTACCTACATGCATAGAACAGTCCCACTGGAGACAGAGTGGGCGGAGAGGGTAGCTGCAGCTTTCGAAGAGGCGAATCCAGGGGTTAAGGTAGAACTCATATCTGGTGGAGGCGGGGCAGGCTTTTTCGAAAAGCTGAGTAGCTTAATTGCATCCGGTTTGGCTCCAGACATACATTACGGCAGTAATGATCGCCTGTTGCCTATACACAGTGGATGGATCTTAGGCCTTAACGAGCTCATCGAGCGGGATGCTGCCGAGCTTGATATTGATGATTACCTACCGGGCGTGTTTCGTTCATATGAGGTGAATGGGACAGTATATGGTATGCCGTTAAACGTGTTCACGCAGGTGGTCTTCTGGAACAGGAATATGTTCGATGAGTATGGCTTAGCACCGTTGACAATGGACTGGGATTCAGATGAATGGACCTGGGATGATCTCCTAAGTTACAGCGCTCGTCTGACGGAAGTTGGACAAGATGGTGCTGCGCGTCAGTTGGGTGTTAGTCGAGCCACAGATTTGTATCTTCCCGATATTGCTTGGATGTTTGGTGGAGATTGGTTTGTCCCCGAAGCATATGAAACAGGGAAAGCCACTGAATCCACTATGACGCGAGCAGAAAACGTAACTGCGTACGAAGCACTTCAGTATCTTTGCATGAACTATGCAGCTGAAGGTCCGAACAAGGGAATAGATGTTGTGCGTGGCTTCCAGCAAGGCAGACTAGGCATGGACTGGATA is from Limnochordia bacterium and encodes:
- a CDS encoding sugar ABC transporter substrate-binding protein; translation: MRRYRHIRVLVILLLVTFSGVSKAEVTITYMHRTVPLETEWAERVAAAFEEANPGVKVELISGGGGAGFFEKLSSLIASGLAPDIHYGSNDRLLPIHSGWILGLNELIERDAAELDIDDYLPGVFRSYEVNGTVYGMPLNVFTQVVFWNRNMFDEYGLAPLTMDWDSDEWTWDDLLSYSARLTEVGQDGAARQLGVSRATDLYLPDIAWMFGGDWFVPEAYETGKATESTMTRAENVTAYEALQYLCMNYAAEGPNKGIDVVRGFQQGRLGMDWIGTWKVKQFIQETRTGGMSFDWNMAPVPLAQNRANTRWVDALFIYKNTKYKEEAWEFVKFATGVEGQALWSELTGDIPARRSVLPVYVSKITDVMEIKEHVLVQFIDGGVSHSRRAVEESILGTGRIVNQNQRRWFNPIINGTTAVLTALERIQSELDAQLKALVN